A genomic window from Parvularcula sp. LCG005 includes:
- a CDS encoding lysozyme, protein MMKLSEPGLTFLKMREGLRLRAYQDVAGIWTIGYGHTGPDAREGNVISEFHAEVLLREDAQISADCVNELIKVPMKQHVFDALVSFTYNLGCGALKRSTLRKLINDEVPMEVAAASLQRWNKARVNGTLQPVEGLTRRRRLEAQVMTRGVYA, encoded by the coding sequence ATGATGAAACTGTCAGAGCCGGGCCTGACCTTTCTGAAAATGCGCGAGGGGTTGCGCCTGCGGGCATACCAGGACGTGGCGGGCATCTGGACCATTGGTTATGGTCACACCGGCCCTGACGCGCGCGAGGGCAATGTCATCTCGGAGTTTCATGCTGAGGTCCTGCTGCGCGAGGATGCGCAAATCAGCGCCGACTGCGTTAATGAGCTGATCAAGGTGCCGATGAAGCAGCACGTCTTCGATGCCCTGGTCAGCTTCACCTATAATCTGGGGTGCGGCGCGCTGAAGCGGTCGACGCTGCGCAAGCTGATCAATGACGAGGTCCCTATGGAGGTTGCTGCGGCGTCCCTGCAGCGCTGGAACAAGGCGCGTGTGAACGGCACGCTGCAGCCGGTGGAGGGCCTGACCCGACGCCGGAGGCTGGAAGCACAGGTGATGACGCGGGGCGTCTATGCTTAG